Part of the Brassica oleracea var. oleracea cultivar TO1000 chromosome C8, BOL, whole genome shotgun sequence genome is shown below.
AAATTTCTCAGACAATTCCATGTCACTTTTGCAACAGATAATTTTCGATAATTCAAGCAACAGACACACAAGGTGGAACCAATGAGCCAGCTCTGTGGGGGAGGGGGGCGTTGGTCTTTTACGGACAGATCATGGAAGGTAAAATGGAAGAATAAAGAGATATAGCACTCTCGAGGGTTTTGAAGGTTTAATGAGAATAAGAAATATAAGAGGATGCCTTTTAGCATTACATTCGGAAATAGAAGCTCTCATTTGATAATAGAAAATATGAAATTTCTCAGACAATTCCATGTCACTTTTGCAACAGATAATTTTCGATAATTCAAGCAACAGTCACACAAGGTGGAACCGATGAGCCAACTCTCTGGGGGAGGGGGGGAGTTGGTCTTTTACGGAGAGATCATGGAAGGTAAAATGGAAGAATAAAGAGATATAACACTCTGGGGGGTTTTGAAGGTTTAATGAGAAAAAGAAATATAAGAGGATGTCTTTCAGCATTACATTCGGAAATAGAAGCTCTCATTTGATAATGGAAAATATGAAATTTCTCAGACAATTCCATGTCACTTTTGCAATAGATAATTTTCAGCTGAAGAAGATGTTTTCAGAACCGGAAGAATGACCTGCGTTTACACCATATTTGGAGGAAATACAAAAGATTGAGGAATAGTTTTAGCTCTATAGAGATCAAGTACGTCCTCAAAACTCAAAATATAAATGCGGATAATTTAGCACTAAGTTCTACATGAATACATAGTTTCCAGTTTAGCTACCAGAATCTAGATAATCTATTTACGCTCATAAGAGAAAAAAAAATAGTATCATTTGTTATCTCTACACATTACATGCAGAAAGAAGAAAGTAGTCACTTTGGTGTGAAATTGTCACATTTTTTCTTTACCAAACAGCACATGGGTTAGTTTCTTAAATTGTTTCTTCTCAAAATTTATTTATGACAAATTCTCCCACTTTAATTAAAACTCCTTTTCTCTTTCTTTTAATTTGTTTAAAAGTTCAAAAGAAGAGGTAATTGAGGAAATAAACATAAAAACAGATTCTAAGACTTAAATGGAGAATCGAATCCGGAGCCAGAGGAAGGAAGGCCTCGTGCTTATCGGTAATTCCATTCCGGTTTACTGTTAGCACGGTTTTAGTAATAATTCCCGGTTTGATTCAGAAACCCTGATGGGACAAGAGTAGAGAGCAATTACGTAGAATTAGAAAAGAATCTCTCACAGCCGACGACGAAGCCGAAGCCGAAGCCGAAGCCGAAGCCGAAGACAGTACAGTAGTTTTCTCTCACTCTCTCTCTGTGTGTCTCATCTCAACGCTACCTTTCACTCACACACATTCTCTGTTGCGGAATCACATTGCTTGACGTCACTCTGAGCCAAGTCAGGATTTTTCTGTTTCTCCTCGCAGGTAACTAACTTTCAATAGAAAAGGTTTGATCTTTTCTTTTCTGGGATTTCAATCAAGAGTTTCCTAAACCCACATTCGATTTCTCAATAGATTGTTTTTCTTTTTCTATTTTGGGATCAAATGTGAGCAATAATACAGTGTGGTTGATGCAGAAAGGTTGTTTCTTTGCAGATGAAGGCATCGATGGAAGAAGATGATGAGTGTTTAACCTTGAGGAAGATTGAAGTCTCTGGTGGGAATATATCACTTGTTGTTGACTTTAGCGGCTCTTTGACTGGGGCTAGTTCCCACAACGCCCTTGAATCTAATGGGAGTTGTCTGAAGGAGAACCAAACTCAGGAGTCTCTGGTTGGGAATCTTGTATGGGCGATGACCAAATCCAAGAAATGGTGGCCAGGGGAAGTCGTTGGTTACAAAGCTGACGCAAAGGAGAGTTCTTTCATGGTTAGGTATCTTGGCGAGGGGCAGCTTGAATCGTGGTGCGCACCTTCGAAGCTGAGGCCTTTCAAGGAGAGCTTTGAGAGATTGGCGAGTCAAAGAAACGATGTGGGGTTTTTCGTCGCGGTGGAGGAAGCTATGACCTTGTTGAGGAACTCGTTGAAACTTGAGATGACTTGTTCTTGCATGTCTGAAAGGAACGGGAAAAAGCCAGCTCGGAAGACAAAGCCTTTGATCCTGCGTGACTTCTCTGTAGATCGTTTGGAGCCGAAAGAGTTTGTGACTCGGCTGAAGAATCTGGCGGAATGTGTTTCGAGCGGTGGGATACTCGAGGCCACAGTCATGCAGAGTAGGCTATCAGCGTTTTATAGTTTCTGTGGGCATAAGCAGATACCGATGGATCAGCTAAACCAAAACGAGGCTAGGAGAAGTTTCAATGGATCTAAGATGGAAGAGAGTGAGTTCGTTGGTTCTCCATCGGTTGTTGCAGGTAGTCGCAGGAGGAAGTTTCGGAAAGAGTGGTTTAGAAAATTCGTTAGTGAGGTTGACAACGTGTCTGCGAGAGAGGATCTTGTTGACACGTCTCCTTCTGATTTGGTATCTAAACTCAAGCTGCTTGCTGTGGACTCCTCCACGTGTTCAGAGGAGACTGAGAATGTCGGCCTCTTTGAGTGGTTCTTCTCCAAGTTCAGAATCTCCGTGTTTCACGATGAAAATTCTTACAGAATGCAGTTGGCTAACATGGCTGGTTTGAACGATTTGATGGTAGCTAAAGCTGCAAATCCAGGTACTGAGCTGAGAACCTCCAAGTCAAAAAATGTAGGCAAGTCAAAGATTGAGCCTTTCTGTGGGGTTTCAGTTGCTGGAGCCGAGCAGAAGACATTTGAGTCGCAGAAGATCCCAGAGAAGTCAAAAATCGAGCTTATTGGTTGTGTTTCAGTTTCTGATACTGAGCAGAAGATCTCTGAGTCGCACGAGAACTCAGAGAGGTCAAAGATGGAGGTTATTGGTGGTGTTTCAGTGGCTAATACTGAGCAGAAGACCTTTGAGTTGCAGAAGAACTCAGAGAAGTCGAAGATCGAGGTTGTTGGTGGTGTTTCAGTTGCTGATGCAGATCAGAAGGCAAATATCAGAGCTGAAAAGTACCGAACATATCATAGGGCCTCGAAGCCAAAGATGCCAGGGCTGAAAACGATCAAAGATACCATTAGTCGCTCAGATTTTTCTAGTTCTGTTGCAAATGAGCCGTCTCTACAAGGGAAAGCTTGTATGGCAGATACACTCAGCAGACCTTCTGCTACCCTTGTACCGGACTTAAACAGTGGAGGCAATGCTTTAGCTTCTGCAGAATCTGACCATTTACAAAAACCGGAGACTTTAGTTCCTCCCAGTCCCCTCCCACAAAAGGAGGAGAGACCATTTTCTGTGATGTTAAACTTTCAGGCGGCGGCAGCAGCAGCAGCAGCAGCAGCAGCTCCACGTTCAATCTACGGAGCCTCGGGAACGGGTTATGTTTCCAGCCTGACAGATTTGGAAAGAAGGTTCACGAGCGCAGATCTTTGCGCTAAAGTCACTGGTACAGAGAAGAAGAAGAGAGGAAGGAAGAGGAAGAATCCAGAAGCTGCACATGCCACTAATGGTATACCTGACTTAAACGGAACAACTAAAGAGCCAGCTTCGGTTCCGCCTCAAGCTGAGCCTACTCTGCGCAGGAAACGTAGGAAGAAAGAGGAGATGCCCAACAGATCAACCAGAGGAATCACAGTTCTCGTCTTGAAGTTTTCCTCAAAAGAGTTGATGCCTTCAAAGGACGACTTAACCTCCACATTCTCCGCGTTTGGCCCTTTGGATGCTTCTGAAACACATGTCTATGAAGAACTTAGTGGAGCAGAGGTTGCCTTTGTGAGTAGTGGCGACGCTGTAGAAGCTGTTAAAAGCTTAGACAAAGCTAACCCATTTGGTGAGAACTTGGTGAGTTTCAGATTACAGCAGAAACTGATAAACGTAGTATACAGAAACATAGCCCCAAGGATGCCGGCAATCTCGCACGTTAGTCCATTACAGAAACCGAAGAATCCACCGATTAGCGTGGAATCCATGAAGCAGAATCTGTTGATGATGACTGCAATGCTGGATAAATCCGGGGATCATTTATCAAGAGAGACAAAGGCAAAACTGAAAAGCGATATCTCTGCTCTTCTGGAGAAGATAAGTTCTATGCCTAGCTCTTCTTCTTCTTCTTCCTGAGCAGCCATTGACATATATATCAATGTGAGCTT
Proteins encoded:
- the LOC106311644 gene encoding serine/threonine-protein kinase ATM-like — protein: MKASMEEDDECLTLRKIEVSGGNISLVVDFSGSLTGASSHNALESNGSCLKENQTQESLVGNLVWAMTKSKKWWPGEVVGYKADAKESSFMVRYLGEGQLESWCAPSKLRPFKESFERLASQRNDVGFFVAVEEAMTLLRNSLKLEMTCSCMSERNGKKPARKTKPLILRDFSVDRLEPKEFVTRLKNLAECVSSGGILEATVMQSRLSAFYSFCGHKQIPMDQLNQNEARRSFNGSKMEESEFVGSPSVVAGSRRRKFRKEWFRKFVSEVDNVSAREDLVDTSPSDLVSKLKLLAVDSSTCSEETENVGLFEWFFSKFRISVFHDENSYRMQLANMAGLNDLMVAKAANPGTELRTSKSKNVGKSKIEPFCGVSVAGAEQKTFESQKIPEKSKIELIGCVSVSDTEQKISESHENSERSKMEVIGGVSVANTEQKTFELQKNSEKSKIEVVGGVSVADADQKANIRAEKYRTYHRASKPKMPGLKTIKDTISRSDFSSSVANEPSLQGKACMADTLSRPSATLVPDLNSGGNALASAESDHLQKPETLVPPSPLPQKEERPFSVMLNFQAAAAAAAAAAAPRSIYGASGTGYVSSLTDLERRFTSADLCAKVTGTEKKKRGRKRKNPEAAHATNGIPDLNGTTKEPASVPPQAEPTLRRKRRKKEEMPNRSTRGITVLVLKFSSKELMPSKDDLTSTFSAFGPLDASETHVYEELSGAEVAFVSSGDAVEAVKSLDKANPFGENLVSFRLQQKLINVVYRNIAPRMPAISHVSPLQKPKNPPISVESMKQNLLMMTAMLDKSGDHLSRETKAKLKSDISALLEKISSMPSSSSSSS